GGTGTTATTGGCAAGGGTGAAGGTACTCTTGTCATTCAGGGTCAGTTCAACCCAGCCTTTGGGACCGGTTTTGATCCAGGTACCGGTAGCAACAGCTGTGCCCTTTGCTAACGGAGTATAGGGTACGCCGGCCTTAACCCGCATGTAGGCCTGGCCTGTAAGCCCGGTGATCTTTCCCACCGGCGCGGCAAAAGCCAGTACCGGCATGAGAACGATGCCAACAAGCAGGATAAACAATTGTTTTTTCATGATACACCTCCAGAAAAGATATCAGGCGAAGTTGCATTGGATGGGAGTAATCAGGCTGTTTTCCGCCGATTGTACCAGTATTTCAGCATGAGTCAAACGTTGACGCAGAAAATAACCTGTATCATTTTCTTGAGTATCAGCCGGTATCTGGTATTCTTGCACCGTTAGTCAGTATCAGTAAGCCCCAATCCCGGTTTGGAGTACAATCATGGACCAATCTCCAACGTCTGATATGAACCTGCTCAAACAACAGCTTGAGTACCGCAAACGGCTGATGGACAAGATTAACGAAATCCATTCAGCTGATAATCTCAACACTATCCTGCTTCATATTAAAGACAGTATTGCAGCCCTGTTTACTGCCCAGCGTATCACGATCTATCTGGCTGATGCAAAACGCAATCTTTTGATATCAAAGGTTTTGTCCGGCACGGAGGTCAAGCAGATCGTGGTACCGATCTCTGATGCCAGTCTTGCTGGATACTGTGCCCTGTCCGGGACGGTACTGAATATCAAAGACGCCTATAATGATCATGAACTGAAGATGATCAGCTCCAATCTCAAGTTTGACCACTCGTGGGATCAAAAAACCGGCTTTGTGACCAAACAGGTTCTCTGTGTGCCGATGAAGTTTCAGCGCACGCTGATCGGTGTGATTCAAATCATCAATAAACAGAACGGTACCCCCTTTGACGACACAGATATCACCTATGCCCTGGAACTGGGGACATCCCTTTCAATTGCCATTCACAATATCTACCGCTTGCAGGTGACCACCAAGATCATTCGCCAGCGTAGCCGCTACAACTATCTGCTGGATCGAAATATTCTGGATGACAAATCAATTGAAAAGGCGTCCGTCCACCCGGATGTTGCCAAATTCGGTCTCGATGCTGTCCTGATGCGCGAATACAAAGTTCCCAGGGAAGAGATGGCCAAAGCCCTGTCGCTTTTCTTTGGCACCGAGTTCATTAAATACGAACCTGCAGCTCCCGCCATGGAAGAAGAACTGCTAAAGCGGATCAGGCCGGATCGTTTGATGAAAGAGTGGTGGGTACCGTACAAGGTCGAGAACGGTGTACTGTATATCATCATGGATGACCCGACTGATCTGGGACGTCAGGACATGATCAAGTTTATCTACCCGGAATACAAACGGATCAGCTACGTGGGCGCCTTCCGGGATGATATTCAAAGCTACATCGGACTGTTCTATAACCGTGGAGCCTCTCTGGGGTCAGGAGGCAGCATAGATGAGTTGATCAATAAGCTGGACGCAACTGATGAGCCGGAGATCGAGCAGGAATCATCAAAGGTCTCTGAACAGGACAGCGTGATTGTCCAACTGGTAAACAAGATCATCATTGATGCAGTCCAGGGCAAAGTATCCGATATTCACATTGAACCGTATCCCGGTAAAGAGGATGTCATTGTACGTACCAGGATTGATGGGCGCTGCAAGGTTTACCAGCGCATACCATACAAATATAAATACGCCATCCCTTCGCGGATCAAGATCATGTGCGGCCTTGACATTTCGGAACGACGCAAACCTCAGGACGGCAAGATTGACTTCAAAAAGTTCGGACCGCTCGATGTTGAGTTGCGGGTAGCCACCGTACCTACAGCCGGTCAGCTTGAAGATGTGGTCATGCGGGTTTTGGCTTCAGGTGAGGCCGCCCTGCCCTATGACAAACTGGGGCTCACTGAGCGCAACAGCAAGGTCTTGATGGAATGCATCAACCAGCCCTATGGCCTGGTATTGGTTGTCGGCCCCACCGGCTCCGGAAAGACCACCACCCTGCACTCCGCTATTTCCGTTATCAATACCCCTGAAACCAAGATCTGGACTGCAGAAGATCCGGTGGAGATCACGCAACGGGGCCTACGTCAGGTACAGGTACATCCCAAGATCGGTTTTACCTTTGCCGCGGCCCTGCGTTCCTTCCTGCGGGCCGACCCTGATGTAATCATGGTGGGTGAGATGCGGGATCAGGAAACCGCCGAGATCGGTATTGAATCATCCTTGACCGGCCACCTGGTCTTTTCCACCCTGCACACCAACTCGGCACCGGAGACGGTTACCCGTCTGCTGGATATGGAACTGGATCCATTCTCGTTCTCGGACGCCATTCTCTGTATTCTTGCCCAGCGTCTCTGCCGCCGGCTCTGTGACTGCAAGCAGGAGTACCAGCCGGATCGCAAAGAACTTGAAGATATCATAATGGAATATGGGGTGGAGGCGTTCAAGAAGACAGGCATTAACCCTGCCGATATCAGGCTTTGCAAGGCAACCGGTTGCCCTAAATGCGGTGATTCAGGCTACAAAGGCCGTCTGGGAATCCATGAGCTGCTACAGGGTACCGATGAGATGAAGACCCTGATCAAGCGTAAATCAGAAATTGAAGCAATCCGCCATCAGGCTATCAATGATGGCATGACCACCCTGAAACAGGATGGAATTCTTAAATGTTTCAAAGGGCTGACTGATCTGAAAGAGGTCAGAAAAGTCTGCATCAAATAACCCCGAGGAGGTGATCTGGCAATGGCAACATGGAAATGTGACTGCGGCTTTAGCAAGGAAGGTCGCTGCAAACCGCAAAAATGTGAGAAGTGTGGGGAAAAGGGCAAGTTCTCTAAGGTTGAGTAAAAACTTCAGGCGGGGTGCTTCAGACATGAAACGCCCCGCTATTCTGGTGGAGTAACACGCATGGACAATCCAGGTAAAGCCCGGACCGGCATCTCATATACCGACCAGCTCCTGTTGGAAAAATGCAGGTCAATTGAGCTACTTAGCAGAGATCTCTACTACTGTTTCGCAGATACATATGCCGATTCCCCTGAGGCAGATTACCTATGGCGTAAAACTGCGCGCGAAGAACAAAACCATGCCGATCAGTTTAGCTTGGCCTTGAAATTACATAAAGGCCTTCGTCTCAGCACCGGTATCAGCCTTGAAAAAGCAGATCGACTGATTGAACAACTCACAACCGGTATTGAAAAGGTAACTAATACCCCCCTGCCTTTGATTGAGGCACTGGCCTTTGCTGTAAAGCTTGAGCATTTTTTGACGGAACTCCACCTTTCCTGTATGGCTGAGTTCACTGACAAATCGTTTTCAGATCTGTTCAAGGCAATGATGTCGAGCGATCAGGATCATGTCGCCTCAATTGAAGCCCTTTATACAAAATTGACTACGGCTACCCGGACCGATTCTTTGATTACAACCAAAGAGCAAGTACAACCTGCGCCACCCACTCGCAATACTCAATCAACACTTGAACCTTACCAGAACAAGATACTTGAATTATTCAAGGAACAGGAAATGTTAATGGCATCGATCTATCAGAAACTTGCCCAACTTTATCCTGAACATGCAGATAGTTACTTAAAACTTGTGGCTGAAGAGATGGAACATGCCGGTTGGATTGAACAGCTTCAGACAGCCTGTCAGGCAGGCATTGCCTGTTTTGGCGAAGGTAAAACACGAAGCTATACTATTAGTGGGATGATCTCATACATGCAGGATTTTTATAAACGGCTTGAAACCGGACAACTTACCGAATTACAGGCTCTAACCGCAGTGGTTGATTTTGAACAATCCTTGATTGAACGGAATATTTTTCAACGGTTTTGCGGAGATTCTCCTGACGTTGAAAAGACGTTAAGAATGCTTGAAAAAACACAAAAGATACATTCCGGTAATATTTCAGCTTTATTTCAACACGTTCGGTCCCCTGCTGTCTGACGACATGCCCAACTGTCCTGTTAAGTACGGCCATTGACCTGCATGATGATTTGCGGTGGTTTTGCCGGTACCGGTCTTGGTTGGCATACCATGGGGCTGCCCGACTCTGTAAAACCATCCCTCACTGCTGTTGGTTTGTCCGGAAACACCTATACTTTTTGCCAAGCATATATCAGATAATATGCTGTTTTCATTGATCAATATAGCTAACACAACATCGGGCACACTGTTTCTACCGACAATAAAGACAACGGAGTAGCGCAGATGGGTATCTATTGGCGCAAGGAACTGGAAATAGGAGTTATTGAAATAGACAAACAACACCAGAGTCTGGTGGAATCTTTCAATGCGTTCTTGCTGGCCTGCCGAAATGGCAAAGGCAGTTCAGAATTACTTGAACTACTCAAATTTCTTGATGAGTATGCCCTCCACCACTTTCATACTGAAGAAGCAATCCAGAAAGCGGCGGCATATCCCGAGTACGAATCTCACCGACTTCAACACCTCGGTTTTACTAAAAAAATTAAAGATCTAAAAGAGCAGCTAACCTTAAACGAACCTCCCCAGATCAATCACCTGATAGCCACCAATACTGTGCTGCTGGATTGGTTCATAAAGCATATCTCGGGCTCAGACAGTCATTTTGGCCGGCATCTGGTTGAAACCTGCTACTTTGCCGATTCAGGTTCACAGCAATCTGATCCCTAGCAAAGAGCTGGTTCGATGCATGCCCCCTGCTATCTGTGTACTTCGGCCCCGCAGTATTTACAGGCATCCAGCTTCCAGGGGTACACTGCTCCACAGGAAGGGCATTTTCTGAAATGCCCCGGAATTTCCTGATCGGGTTTTTGAAACCAGATAATAAACACAAAGAACGGGAACGGTGCTGACAAGAGCCCCCATACCAGGGGGTTCCTGCCTCTGGAGTGAGCCAGCCAAGCCCCCAGTACCCCCGGTAATCCGAAAAAAGCTGCAATAAATATATATTCGGTAAGTCCCATAACATCCCCTCCCCTTGAAGTGCCGTTTTTCGTTTCACAGACAATAAAGTAATAAGTGGCTTGTTACTGCAGGCATTTTCGCAACAGCAAAGGGATTTTACCGGCTTCTCTTTACCATTGCCATAAACTCCAGCGCAGCCGGTGACAGGCTCTTGCCACGACGCCAGGCCAGATAAAAACTGCGATTAATCGTAAGCCCGCTGACCGTCAACTCGATAAGCGTTCCATCCGCCAGTTCATGCCCCACGGCAAGGGTGGATACAAAAGCTGCTCCTGCCCCGCTTAATACCGCACGACGAACTGCCTCACTGCTGCCAAGCTGGGCAACCACCCGCAGCCGGCGCGGATCTATACCGTTTTTCTGAAGCGCGCTATCTACTGCCGTACGGGTGCCCGAACCAGCTTCACGAATTACCAACGGCAGCTGCGCGAGCTGATTGTACTCAAGAATGCCAACGGGGCTCAGACCGGGTCTGGCAACCAGAACGATCCGTTCGGTCATTACCTCCTGCATATTGATGCTGTCATCATCAATATGACCACCCACCACAGCCAGCTCAACCCGTTCATCCTGCAACAGCCTTATCACCTCATGGGTGTCTCCCTGCTGTAGTTCAAGGCGGACACCGGGCCAGGCAGTGCTGAAATGGCCCAGCATATCAGGAATTAAAAAGGCAGCCGGAATGGTACTGGCCCCTACCCGCAAGGTTGCCTGCTCAAGTCCCTGAAAGCGCCTGACCGCCTCAACAGCCTCACTACAATGCCGGCAGATCCCGGCTGCATGGTCATAAAAGAGCCGCCCGACCTCAGTCAACGCAACCTGGCTTGCCGAACGATCAAAGAGGCGCACATTCAATTCATCTTCCAATGCCCGAATGTGCTGGCTCGCAGTGGATTGGGCCAGGCTGACGGCTTCACCTCCTTTTGAAAAACTGCGCGTATCGGCTACGGCCAGAAATACTTCCAACTGTTTCAATGTCATAGGGCCACCTATCCAAATAATCAATTTATTCTAACGCTTTTCTACCAGATTATCTATTTGCCAGGCAAGCATACAAATTGGTATCAAATACATTCATTTTTTTGAATACAAAGGAGAATCATTCATGTTAAAAAAAATTGCCCTGTTTTTTGTTCTCAGCATTGCCTCTGCCACGGTTGCCCTGGCTGCCAATTATATTGAACCACAGGAGTTGAAAGAGCTTTTTGACAAGAAAAAGCCGGTTATTCTGGTGGATATCCAACCTGCAACTGATTTTGAGGTGCAGCACCTGCCCGGTTCAATTGAAACCAACGCCTTTCCGGCCAAGACAGATGAAGATAAGGCACGTCTGGATAAGGCGTTGACCGTCATTAAGGCATCAAAAGACCCGGTTGTGGTGGTCTGCCCCCGTGGTAAATCAGGTGCCAAAAACAGCTACCAGTACCTTGAATCAAAAGGCGTGCCTGAAGACCGGATGCAGATTCTGGAGGGTGGCATTGCAGAATGGCCCTTCAAAGAGCTGTTTGTAAAAGGCCGTTAACCCTGAGCAAGCGACATCAAACTAATCGGGCGTCCATGGCAGATATGGCTGCCAACTGCACCTCCTGCGGTGAATGTGTGCGCCCCTGCAGCTTTCTGCAGCACCAGGGCACTCCATTAACAATAGCGCAACAGGGGGCAACCGACCGCAACCTGCTTGCTGCCTATGGCTGTTCCTTATGCGGCCTGTGCGATGCTGTCTGCCCGGAGGGACTCTCACCTTCCGATATGCTGCTTGGCATGCGTCAGGAAGCGGCAACACGCGGCTTGACGGATCTGAAAAAATACGCACCCTGGCTCAACTATGAGAAGCTGGGGGCATCCCTGTTCTTCCGGCGGGATCTGATCCCGACCGGTTGCACCACCGTTTTTTTCCCGGGCTGTTCTTTACCCGGCACCAGACCGGATGCAGTGCTAGAGCTGTTCAAGCGTCTGCGCCTGATGGAACCAACCGCCGGCCTGGTTCTGGATTGCTGTGGTAAGATATCCCATGACCTGGGATTAACAGACCATTTCACCGCGCTCTTTGGACGGTTGTCAAAACGGTTACGGCACAAAGGTATCACCCGTATTCTCACCGCCTGCCCCGGCTGCAGCAAGATTCTGCGTAACCATGGAGAAGAGTTTGATGTTACCAGTATCTATGAGGTGCTTGCTGCATGCACCGCACCCTCACGTCCTGCTTCTCCACTCAAAGTCGTGACCATCCATGATCCCTGTCCGGCCCGGTTTGATCCGGCACAGCAAGCCGCTGTCCGGCAACTGGTACAATCTTGCGGGTACCGTATTGAAGAACTGCCCTCCCACGGAACAACCACCCGCTGTTGTGGCCAGGGAGGTATGGTGGAAGGCTGCGTGACCAGTACCATCAAGCAGGAATCCGGGGTTATTGCTGCCGAAGCTGCCGGTCGCCCGGTTATTTCCTCTTGTGCATCCTGCAGTGATAGCATTACAACAGCAACACCGGCAGGCCATGTTGTTGACCTGTTGTTCAGTAAGACCGATTTTTCTGCTAAACCGGTCTCATCGGCCAGACGCTGGTTGAACCGTCTTAAACTGAGATGTGCGAGACTGACATGAACATTCAACCATTTTCAAGACACTTCAGGCTTCAAAAACTGGTCTTATGTTTAGTCTGGGAATCCTTTCCTTCCTCTGTAGTTCTGCGGCTCTGTGTTGCAATTTTGTTTTGCTTTGCATTTTTTTGTGTGGAGCCGGCCTTGGCAGACGAAGTCGCCATATCCCGCTTTGCAACAGAAGGACTCAAGGGCTGGGAGTCCAAGAGTTTCAAAGGCAGCACTGACTACACACTGGTGCAGGAAAACGGTCGCACCGTACTGAAGGCCCATGCCAAATCAGCTGCATCAGGCCTGTCAAAAAAGATTGCATTTCAACCTGCTACCTACCGCTATCTCAAGTGGAGCTGGAAAATATCCAATACCATTGCTCAGGGCAATGAAAAGAGCAAACAGGGTGATGACTATGCTGCCCGGGTCTATGTCGTCTTTCCAGGCCGGTTCTTCTGGCAGATGCGAGCCTTAAACTACATCTGGGCCAACAAACTGCCCAAAGGCGAATTTGTCCCCAACGCCTTTACCTCCAATGCCATGCTGATTGCAGTCGAATCCGGGCCGTCAAAAGCAGGACAGTGGGTTGCTGAAGAACGTGATATCCTGGCTGATTTTCGCCGTGTGTTTGGCGAAGAGCCGCACGAAGCAGGCGCCATTGCAATCATGACTGATACCGACAATACCGGTGCAGAGGCCACTGCCTGGTACGGAGATATCATCCTCTCGACAAACCGCTGATGTTCTGTGCTATAATGTCTACCTGTCTGATCAACATATGCAGGAGGCCTGTCGTGTGGAAGATCATCTACCGCTGCATGCTTGTCTGTCTGATCCTTATCAGCTGTTTGCGCAGTACCGATGCAATTGCAGCGACAACTGAAAGGGCGATCTTTGCCGGTGGCTGCTTCTGGTGCATGGAACAGCCTTTTGATACATTACCGGGCGTTCTGTCGGTCATGCCCGGCTACACCGGCGGCACCAAACCAAATCCAACCTATCAGGATGTCTCTGCCGGTGGTACAGGCCATGCTGAAGCGGTTGAGATCATCTTTGACCCCAGCAAAATCAGTTATCAAAAATTACTGCAGGTATTCTGGCACAATATAGATCCAACCGTAACTGACCGCCAGTTCTGCGACACCGGCCACCAGTACCGGGCAGCAATCTTCCACCTCTCTGAACAACAGCAGAAACAGGCTCTTGCATCAAAAGAAAATATAAACAAAATCAAGCGCTTTAAAGAACCGGTGCTGACAGAGATTGTACCTGCCGGTACGTTCTATCCTGCAGAAGAATACCATCGACAGTATTACAAAAAGAATCCGTTCAGATACCGTTTCTATCGTGCAAACTGTGGCCGGGACAAACGCCTGAAAGAACTGTGGGGCGCTGTGGCCGGACATTAGCCGGAAAGGGGTATTGTCATGAAAATCATGCCACTGCTGGTTGGAGCGATCCTGTTGCCCCTCTTGCTGGCCTGCAGCAACAGTACAACCTCTACAGCCACCACAGCCGCAAAAACAGCTTCTGAAGCAACGGTCAAAACCATCAAACTCTATTCCGTTGCCGACAAGGGGTACATCATGAGCGTCAAGGTGATCAAGACTGAAGAGGAATGGAAAAAGCTGCTGACCCCCCAACAATACAACGTTACCCGTGAAAAGGGTACTGAGGCACCGTTTAGTGGAGCGACCTGGAATACCCATGAAAAAGGTATCTATCGCTGCATCGGCTGCGGTAACGACCTGTTCAGTTCAGAACACAAGTTTGATTCAGGTACCGGCTGGCCCAGTTTCTGGCAGGCAATTGCACCTGAAAATGTGACCGAAAAGCCGGATAACAGCCTGTTCATGCGCCGTACCGAAGTGGTCTGCAGCCGCTGTGATGCCCACCTGGGCCATGTCTTCAATGACGGCCCAAAGCCGACCGGTCTGCGCTACTGCATGAATTCTGCCGCCCTGCAGTTTGTTAAGACCCCCTGATGCCTGCCGCCCCGCTGATACTGCCTGATACACCGCAAAACAGGCAGCTGTCTGAAAATGTTCACCCCTGTCACTGGGTTAACCCGGAACCTGCTGAGCGGTACAATCTGGTGGTGATCGGTGCCGGAACAGCCGGTCTGATCTGTGCTGCCGGGGCAGCAGGCCTGGGGGCAAAGGTCGCCCTGGTAGAACGCAACCTGATGGGAGGTGACTGCCTCAATACAGGCTGCGTGCCCTCCAAGGCCCTGATCCGTGCAGCCAGGGCGGTATATGATGCTCGTACCGTTTCCGAGTTTGGCATGCAGGACAGCAACCTTGCCGGCTTTGATTTCAAGGTTGCCATGGAGCGGATGCAACGCCTGCGTGCCGGCATCAGCCGGCACGATTCTGCCACACGGTTCCGGGATGAACTAGGAGTTGATCTGTTTATTGGCGAAGCATGCTTCAGCGGGCCGGACAGTGTACATGTGGATGGTAAGACGCTGCAGTTTAAAAAGGCTGCCATCTGCACCGGAGCCCGGGCAGCGGCGCCACCTGTACCCGGGCTGGCTGAAGCCGGGTATCTGACCAATGAGACGGTCTTTTCACTGACTGAACTCCCGCTTCACCTGGCGGTGATTGGGGCCGGTCCGATCGGTTGTGAGCTGGCCCAGACCTTTTGCCGCTTTGGCAGCAAGGTGACCCTGATTGAGCTGGCCCCCGCCATTCTGGGCCGGGAAGACCGTGATGCAGCCGCAATCCTGCAGGATGCCTTGATTCGTGAAGGAATTGACCTTCAGCTTGGCGTTAAAATTTCAGCAGTTGAATCCCGAGACGACCAGAAGATTCTGCATCTTGAGAAGGATGGACACGCCATAAAAATCACTGTTGATCAGATTCTGGTTGGCGTGGGCCGCGCCCCCAACATAGAAGAACTGGCACTGCAGACAGCCGGAGTCGCGTTTGACAGAAGCGGCGTAAAGGTCAATGACCAGCTGCAGACCACTAACGCGAACATCTATGCTGCCGGCGACGTCTGCTCGGCCTATAAGTTTACCCATATGGCCGATGCCCAGGCCCGGATCCTGCTGGCCAATGCCCTCTTCAAGGGCAGACAGAAGGTGTCGGACCTGATCGTGCCCTGGTGTACCTACACCGATCCGGAAATAGCACATGTGGGCATGTCCGAACAGGACGCAACAGCCAAAGGGATCAACGTAACCACTCTGACTATTCCGCTTTCTGATATTGACCGTGCGGTGTTGGATGGAGAAACAGAGGGGTTTGCCAGGGTTCACCTTCACAAAGACACTGACAGGATACTGGGGGCGACCATTGTGGCCCGTCATGCCGGCGAGATGATCAATGAATTGACCCTGGCCATCACCAACAACCTTGGTTTAGGCGCCATTGCCCGAACCATCCACCCCTACCCCACCCAGGCAGAGGTGATCAAGAAGCTGGCTGATAGCTATAACCGTACCCGCCTGACACCGTTTTTGACCCGCCTTTTGTCAGGTTGGCTGAAATGGCAGAGGGGTTGATGGTCCAGGTACCTGCCTTAACAGAGACTATCAGGCTGGCTGTATTTATTGGCCTGTTTGCACTGCTTGCTGCAGCTGAACGGCTCTGGCCCAGACGCCCGCTTACGGTTTCCAAAAGCAGACGCTGGCTGGCAAACATCAGTATCATTGTGGCAGATTCACTGGTGATCCGTCTGTTTTTCCCGATTCTACCGGTAGCGCTGGCAGCCACTGCACAGGTAAACAACCTGGGCCTGTTCAACCAGCTATCTTTGCCGAGCTGGTTGAACATGACGGCAGGCCTGTTGGTTCTGGACCTGGTCATCTACCTGCAACACCGTCTGTTCCACCGTGTACCGCTGCTCTGGCGTCTGCACCGGATGCACCACACCGATCTTGATCTTGATGTATCGACCGGTAATCGCTTTCATCCGTTTGAAATTGCCCTGTCACTGCTCATCAAGATGGCGATCGTGCTGCTGTTCGGCATAGACCCGCAGACGGTACTGCTGTTTGAAATACTGCTGAATGCCACCTCGATGTTCAACCATGCCAATCTATCCATTCCCCTGCCAATGGAACGCTGGCTGCGCCTGTTTCTGATTACACCTGACATGCACCGGGTCCATCACTCGGTTATCCCGCGAGAGACGGACAGTAATTTCGGCTTCAGCCAGCCCTGGTGGGATCGCCTGTTGGGCACCTACCATGCACAGCCCCGGGACGGACATCTCAACATGATGATCGGACTGCGCGAATACCGCAAGCAGGACGAACTGGGAGTCTGGCGCCTGTTGCGCATCCC
Above is a window of Trichlorobacter lovleyi SZ DNA encoding:
- a CDS encoding sterol desaturase family protein — protein: MAEGLMVQVPALTETIRLAVFIGLFALLAAAERLWPRRPLTVSKSRRWLANISIIVADSLVIRLFFPILPVALAATAQVNNLGLFNQLSLPSWLNMTAGLLVLDLVIYLQHRLFHRVPLLWRLHRMHHTDLDLDVSTGNRFHPFEIALSLLIKMAIVLLFGIDPQTVLLFEILLNATSMFNHANLSIPLPMERWLRLFLITPDMHRVHHSVIPRETDSNFGFSQPWWDRLLGTYHAQPRDGHLNMMIGLREYRKQDELGVWRLLRIPFESISARRGV